The Cloacibacillus sp. An23 genome segment AGCTTCGTCAGGCGCGGTCTCTGAATGTGAAGTTGTCGATGAGGCGCGTTTTGCCGATGTAGACGGCGAGGGCCACGAGGGTGCCGTCTTTGATCTTTTCCGACGGGGCCATCGTTTCTCCGTCCACGGCGGAGACGTAGTCGACGCGCGCGAGCGGCTCAGCCTCTATGAGCGCGCGCATCGCAGCAGTGACCTTCGCAGCGTCGCGCTCGCCCTCCTCCGTCATTTTTTTGCCGAGCGCGACGGCCTTCGAAAGCACAAGCGCCGCGCCGCGCTCTTCCCCGTCAAGGTAGGCGTTGCGCGATGATTTCGCGAGGCCGTCTTCCTCGCGCACTATCGGGCAGCCTATCACCTCGACAGCCATCGAGAGGTCGCGCGCCATGCGCTTGACTATCGCGAGCTGCTGCGCGTCCTTCTCGCCGAAGAACGCCATGTCCGGCTCGGCGATGTTGAAAAGCTTGCAGACGACCGTGCAGACGCCGCGGAAGTGTATCGGGCGGCTTTTGCCGCAGAGCTGCTTCGGCATGTCGGACTGTATCTCGACATAGGTGGCGAAGCCTTCGGGATACATTTCCCCAACGCTCGGATGGAACACCATGTCGCAGCCCTCGCGCTCGAGTATCTCACGGTCGCGCTCGAAATCGCGCGGGTATGTCGCGAGGTCCTCGTTGGGACCGAACTGGGTGGGGTTGACGAAGACGGAGGCGACCGTCCTGTCGCAGCGGCGGACGGATTCGCGCACGAGGCTCGCGTGCCCTTCGTGCAGGTAGCCCATCGTCGGGACGAGTCCGACCGTCAGCCCCTGTCTTTTCCATTCGCGCACGACGGCGCGGACTTCGGCTATCGTTTCGGCTATTATCATTTTTTCTTTCCTCCGCTCTAAAATTCCGCATCGAGTGCCGCGAGGTATTCGTCGGAGCAGTCGGATTTGGCGAAGCTGTGCTCCGGCGCCGGGAAGGCTCCGCTCTGCACGTCTTCGACGTAGGCGCGGAAGGCCGCCGTCATCGTTTCGCCCACGGCGGCGTATTTCTTGACGAACTTCGGCGTGAAGTCGGTGTTCATGCCGAGCATGTCCTGATAGACGAGCACCTGCCCGTCGCAGCCCGCGCCGGCGCCTATGCCTATCGTCGGTATCGCGAGCTTTTTCGATATGAGCGCGGCGAGCTTGGGCGGCACGCACTCGAGGACTACGGAAAAAGCCCCGGCCTCCTGCACTGCGAGCGCATCCTCGAGCAGACGGCGCGCCGCGGCTTCGCCTTTGCCCTGCACTTTGAATCCGCCGAATACGTTGACGCTCTGCGGAGTCATGCCGATGTGCGCCTGCACCGGGATGCCGGCGTCGGTTATCGCGCATATCTGCTCCGTCACAGCCGCGCCGCCCTCAAGCTTGACGGCCTGCCCGCGCCCCTCCTTCATCATCCGCCCTGCGTTCGCCACGGCGTCGTAGACCGACGTCTGGTAGGACATGAACGGCATGTCCATTATCACCATCGTTTCGGAGCAGGCGCGCGCGACGGCGGCGCTGTATCTTATCATGTCGTCGAGCGTGACCGGCAGCGTGTCGGAGTAACCGAGCATCGTCATGCCAAGCGAGTCGCCTACAAGTATGGCGTTGACTCCCGCGCGCTCGACGAGCTTCGCCGTCGTGTAGTCGTAGCAGGTGAGCTCTGCTATACGGCGGCCCTCGCCCTTCATTTTGATAAATTCCGCGACTGTGTTTTTCATCTGTCGTTCAGCTCCTGTTCCGTTATTTTCGTGAGTTTTTTTATTTCTCCATAGTCCGCACCGGGATGGCGGCGCTCCGCCATTTCGACGAGGCTCGCGCTGAGCGCTTTGTAAAGGAGACGGCGCTTCGGCTCCGTGATGTTTTCGAGGTGGCGCCGGACCGTGGCCGCGTCGCACCTCTCTACAGGACCGGTGAGCGCCGCCTCGGGACCGTCCGCGATTATGTGTTCCAGGTTGCTCCGCATGAGCGGCGCGAGAGCGCCTATCGCGCCCTCGGAGGTGAAGCCGCAGGAGACTAGCAGCGCGGCGGCCTCCCGAGCGAGCGCGCACATGAAGTTGCTGGCCATGACGCAGCCGGCGTGGTAGCGCGCTTTGCCCTTCGACGGGATGAGCTGCGTTTTCGCGCCGAGTTTTTCGAGCGCCGAACGAAAGTACGCGGCAGGTTCGCAGTCGCCTTCGATGCAGAAAAGTGCGTTTTGCAGCTCCTTGTA includes the following:
- the panC gene encoding pantoate--beta-alanine ligase; the protein is MIIAETIAEVRAVVREWKRQGLTVGLVPTMGYLHEGHASLVRESVRRCDRTVASVFVNPTQFGPNEDLATYPRDFERDREILEREGCDMVFHPSVGEMYPEGFATYVEIQSDMPKQLCGKSRPIHFRGVCTVVCKLFNIAEPDMAFFGEKDAQQLAIVKRMARDLSMAVEVIGCPIVREEDGLAKSSRNAYLDGEERGAALVLSKAVALGKKMTEEGERDAAKVTAAMRALIEAEPLARVDYVSAVDGETMAPSEKIKDGTLVALAVYIGKTRLIDNFTFRDRA
- the panB gene encoding 3-methyl-2-oxobutanoate hydroxymethyltransferase; translation: MKNTVAEFIKMKGEGRRIAELTCYDYTTAKLVERAGVNAILVGDSLGMTMLGYSDTLPVTLDDMIRYSAAVARACSETMVIMDMPFMSYQTSVYDAVANAGRMMKEGRGQAVKLEGGAAVTEQICAITDAGIPVQAHIGMTPQSVNVFGGFKVQGKGEAAARRLLEDALAVQEAGAFSVVLECVPPKLAALISKKLAIPTIGIGAGAGCDGQVLVYQDMLGMNTDFTPKFVKKYAAVGETMTAAFRAYVEDVQSGAFPAPEHSFAKSDCSDEYLAALDAEF
- a CDS encoding Rossmann-like and DUF2520 domain-containing protein; the encoded protein is MKIGIIGAGKVGFSLGKFFAVGGLELAGYWSRSEESAREAAEFTGSRAYENLESLVRGCGALFFTTPDGAIIETYVCAREFGISGKFLCHCSGSLTAADAFPGAAERGAGALSLHPLFPVSSKYESYKELQNALFCIEGDCEPAAYFRSALEKLGAKTQLIPSKGKARYHAGCVMASNFMCALAREAAALLVSCGFTSEGAIGALAPLMRSNLEHIIADGPEAALTGPVERCDAATVRRHLENITEPKRRLLYKALSASLVEMAERRHPGADYGEIKKLTKITEQELNDR